From Streptomyces sp. GSL17-111, one genomic window encodes:
- a CDS encoding endonuclease/exonuclease/phosphatase family protein, translated as MTAALAVLTAALLVFHGLVPNSPGGLGSLLESFLAWLGAVVTVLFGVALLRRSAVAVVALLLSTAAWTWSFGGLLLPGGEQRAGDLLVVQHNVSDENSDPVGTARALVEAEPDLIGLQELLPQALPAYEEELAAAYPYHAVRGTVGLWSRHPLAEARAVDIKPPGITEPWSRGLRAVAEAPGGEVAVYVAHLPSVRLGASGFRSSRRDESAELLGRAVGAEPVGPVVLLGDLNGTVDDRALAPLTSRLNVPERGFAPSFPTAFPVARIDQVMARSATVVHVRTLPATGSDHLPVAARISRA; from the coding sequence GTGACCGCCGCCCTCGCGGTGCTCACGGCCGCCCTGCTGGTGTTCCACGGGCTGGTGCCCAACTCCCCCGGCGGGCTGGGGAGCCTGCTGGAGTCGTTCCTGGCGTGGCTCGGCGCGGTGGTCACGGTCCTGTTCGGCGTGGCGCTGCTGCGGCGTTCTGCCGTCGCCGTGGTGGCGCTGCTGCTGTCGACGGCGGCCTGGACGTGGTCGTTCGGCGGGCTGCTCCTCCCGGGAGGCGAGCAGCGTGCGGGCGACCTGCTCGTGGTGCAGCACAACGTCAGCGACGAGAACTCCGACCCCGTGGGCACGGCCCGCGCCCTGGTCGAGGCGGAGCCCGACCTCATCGGGCTGCAGGAACTGCTGCCGCAGGCGCTGCCCGCCTACGAGGAGGAGTTGGCCGCCGCCTACCCGTACCACGCGGTGCGGGGCACGGTCGGGCTGTGGTCGAGGCACCCGCTGGCCGAGGCCCGGGCGGTGGACATCAAGCCGCCCGGGATCACCGAGCCGTGGAGTCGCGGGCTGCGGGCCGTGGCCGAAGCGCCCGGTGGGGAGGTCGCGGTGTACGTGGCGCACCTGCCGTCGGTCCGGCTCGGGGCGAGCGGCTTCCGCTCCTCCCGGCGCGACGAGAGCGCGGAGTTGCTGGGCAGGGCGGTGGGGGCCGAACCGGTGGGACCTGTGGTCCTGCTGGGCGACCTCAACGGCACGGTCGACGACCGCGCGCTGGCGCCGCTGACCTCGCGGCTGAACGTGCCCGAGCGCGGCTTCGCGCCCAGCTTCCCGACGGCGTTCCCGGTGGCCCGGATCGACCAGGTCATGGCCCGCTCGGCGACGGTCGTCCACGTGCGCACTCTGCCCGCGACCGGGAGCGACCACCTGCCGGTGGCCGCGAGGATCAGCCGCGCCTGA
- a CDS encoding MFS transporter encodes MRHDLTLYWWGQTTSAFGSFFTAIAFPLIAVVQLDATAAEAGLLSAAGMLPVLLLGLPLGALADRVTRPRRTLVALDAASALAVGTVALGLAAGSVTLVWLACLSAVRATLGSMAGALYFVHLRELVSKDGVGPARARLQAGQFGASLVGRSLAGPAVALFGGATALAVDAASYLLSAAALLAMRTPDRSSAGRRKPGDRSRGSTAGLRFFFGHTYHRSLLTFLLSSAVCLSGVTALTGIFLLRDVGLPDSAYGLVFALSGVTGMAGSFVAGRVLRPDSDARRVTALSFALAACCALLLPMAVGPLPLAASIAALGISLPVFFGAIANVGLGSVLTADVPEAELGRAMAAVQVFVAGANVLGALAGGLLGQWIGVHAALWALNLLRLGAVAVAIPPAVRAARRMRSARPPEAPETAAATPAG; translated from the coding sequence GTGCGACACGATCTCACCCTGTACTGGTGGGGGCAGACCACCTCCGCCTTCGGCTCGTTCTTCACCGCCATCGCCTTCCCCCTCATCGCCGTCGTCCAGCTGGACGCCACGGCCGCCGAGGCCGGGCTTCTCAGCGCGGCGGGCATGCTGCCCGTGCTCCTGCTCGGGCTGCCCCTGGGCGCCCTCGCCGACCGCGTCACCCGCCCCCGCAGAACGCTCGTGGCGCTCGACGCCGCCTCCGCCCTCGCCGTGGGCACCGTCGCCCTGGGGCTGGCCGCCGGCTCCGTCACCCTCGTCTGGCTCGCCTGCCTCAGCGCCGTGCGGGCCACTTTGGGCAGCATGGCCGGGGCCCTCTACTTCGTGCACCTGCGCGAGCTGGTCAGCAAGGACGGCGTCGGACCGGCGCGGGCCCGCCTGCAGGCCGGGCAGTTCGGCGCGTCGCTCGTCGGCCGCTCGCTGGCCGGACCGGCCGTGGCCCTCTTCGGCGGGGCGACGGCGCTGGCCGTCGACGCCGCCAGCTACCTCCTCAGCGCCGCCGCGCTCCTGGCCATGCGCACCCCCGACCGCTCCTCGGCCGGCCGGAGGAAGCCCGGCGACCGCTCCCGGGGGTCGACGGCCGGGCTGCGGTTCTTCTTCGGCCACACCTACCACCGCTCGCTCCTCACCTTCCTGCTCTCCTCCGCCGTCTGCCTCTCCGGTGTCACCGCGCTCACCGGCATCTTCCTGCTGCGCGACGTGGGGCTGCCCGACTCCGCCTACGGCCTGGTGTTCGCCCTGTCGGGGGTCACGGGGATGGCCGGATCCTTCGTCGCCGGCCGCGTGCTGCGCCCCGACAGCGACGCCCGCCGGGTGACCGCCCTCAGCTTCGCCCTGGCCGCCTGCTGCGCCCTCCTGCTCCCCATGGCCGTCGGCCCCCTTCCCCTGGCGGCCTCCATCGCCGCACTCGGCATCTCGCTGCCCGTCTTCTTCGGAGCGATCGCCAACGTCGGCCTGGGCTCGGTGCTCACCGCCGACGTGCCCGAGGCCGAACTCGGGCGCGCCATGGCGGCCGTACAGGTCTTCGTCGCGGGGGCCAACGTCCTGGGCGCTCTGGCCGGCGGTCTGCTGGGGCAGTGGATCGGCGTCCACGCGGCCTTGTGGGCCCTGAACCTCCTCCGGCTGGGGGCCGTCGCCGTCGCCATTCCCCCGGCCGTCCGGGCCGCGCGGCGGATGCGCTCCGCCCGGCCTCCCGAGGCACCGGAGACCGCGGCGGCCACTCCCGCGGGCTGA
- a CDS encoding MAB_1171c family putative transporter encodes MTNALAYLPTALALAVGAYEFRRYRTSPSPAAARALCLFALAMGAATALLAPPTRMALAQLPEPWSRPGVLGYLAGRELEMVALFFLVRTVFELKLPGPTPSWTRHRTHRWHLRLTAAALVLCTLTFLLGRARSTGEQVSAQGSGRIAVAAFDTVFTLYSLWCLCVFVLVVHRHARGLGPGALRTGLRLILAGGLVGLLWAGWGFTSVAGMLARGQQSAGQDPVAVWLSSTCLLLGGLGATAASWRPLTARPARWLRAYQDHLMLRPLWSALRTVLPESAVLAGPGRGVMFARYRRVIEIRDGYLALRPYLHPRTARWTAEALDRHPVPAPRRAAAVEAAAIAVALECAGARRCGRGTDTPTEEVIGAPPAQRTDVVRDSLDAEAAWLARVARELACSPAVAYARARAGRYVAEGR; translated from the coding sequence GTGACCAACGCCCTGGCCTACCTGCCCACGGCCCTCGCCCTCGCGGTGGGCGCGTACGAGTTCCGGCGGTACCGGACGTCCCCCTCGCCCGCCGCCGCACGGGCCCTGTGCCTCTTCGCCCTCGCCATGGGCGCGGCCACGGCGCTGCTCGCACCGCCCACGCGGATGGCACTCGCCCAGCTCCCCGAGCCCTGGTCCCGGCCCGGCGTCCTCGGCTATCTCGCGGGCCGCGAACTGGAGATGGTGGCACTCTTCTTCCTGGTCCGCACCGTGTTCGAGCTGAAACTCCCCGGCCCGACCCCCTCCTGGACCCGGCACCGCACCCACCGCTGGCACCTCCGCCTGACAGCGGCCGCGCTGGTCCTGTGCACGCTCACCTTCCTCCTCGGCCGGGCGCGGTCCACGGGGGAGCAGGTGAGCGCCCAGGGCTCCGGACGGATCGCGGTGGCCGCGTTCGACACCGTCTTCACGCTGTACAGCCTGTGGTGCCTGTGCGTCTTCGTGCTCGTCGTCCACCGCCACGCACGCGGCCTGGGGCCGGGAGCGCTGCGTACCGGACTGCGCCTGATCCTCGCCGGTGGCCTGGTCGGGCTGCTGTGGGCCGGATGGGGCTTCACCTCGGTCGCCGGCATGCTCGCCCGAGGACAGCAGAGCGCCGGTCAGGACCCGGTGGCCGTCTGGCTCAGCAGCACCTGCCTGCTGCTCGGCGGCCTCGGCGCCACAGCCGCCAGCTGGCGGCCGCTGACCGCGCGCCCGGCCCGGTGGCTGCGTGCCTACCAGGATCACCTGATGCTCCGTCCGCTGTGGTCGGCGCTGCGGACCGTGCTGCCGGAGAGCGCCGTCCTCGCGGGTCCCGGACGGGGCGTGATGTTCGCCCGCTACCGCCGGGTCATCGAGATCAGGGACGGCTACCTGGCGCTGCGCCCGTACCTCCACCCCCGGACGGCCCGCTGGACCGCCGAGGCGCTCGACCGCCACCCCGTGCCCGCACCACGCCGGGCGGCCGCCGTCGAGGCCGCCGCCATCGCCGTCGCCCTCGAATGCGCCGGGGCCCGACGGTGCGGACGCGGCACCGACACGCCGACCGAGGAGGTCATCGGCGCTCCGCCCGCGCAGCGGACGGACGTCGTGCGCGACTCCCTCGACGCGGAGGCCGCGTGGCTCGCCCGGGTGGCCAGGGAACTGGCCTGCTCCCCGGCCGTGGCCTACGCCCGTGCCCGTGCCGGCCGGTACGTCGCCGAGGGCAGGTGA
- a CDS encoding ParH-like protein, translating into MWRRAGRIADALTLPAPFDAARFLGYLAERRGRPLTILPVELPHTGPCGLLVTTDRADYIMYTRHTTALHREHILLHEAAHLLLGHDRASVHDTPLPRTLISHLSPHLVRRVLGRTAYPEPFEREAELLASLVRHRALRNDAALPPPASGGCAAAPLVGAVAGPQHGG; encoded by the coding sequence ATGTGGCGACGAGCCGGCCGGATCGCGGACGCACTCACCCTTCCCGCCCCGTTCGACGCCGCACGGTTCCTCGGGTACCTGGCCGAACGGCGCGGCCGGCCCCTGACCATCCTGCCCGTCGAACTGCCGCACACGGGCCCGTGCGGACTGCTCGTCACCACGGACCGCGCCGACTACATCATGTACACCCGGCACACCACCGCCCTGCACCGCGAGCACATCCTGCTCCACGAGGCCGCCCACCTGCTCCTCGGACACGACCGGGCCTCCGTCCACGACACGCCGCTGCCCCGCACCCTGATCAGCCACCTGTCCCCGCACCTCGTACGCCGCGTCCTGGGGCGCACCGCCTACCCCGAACCGTTCGAACGCGAGGCCGAACTGCTGGCCTCCCTCGTGCGCCACCGTGCGCTGCGCAACGACGCCGCACTACCGCCCCCCGCGTCCGGGGGGTGCGCCGCGGCGCCGCTGGTGGGCGCCGTCGCCGGACCGCAGCACGGCGGCTGA
- a CDS encoding vWA domain-containing protein has product MSGKQNYINHVALVLDASSSMSHLSRTVVDVADQQIAYLARRSRELDQETRVTVYVFADDVHCVIYDKDVLRMPSLERLYQVGGMTALLAAALKSQRELAQTAQLYGDHSFLTFVLTDGQENASHRCADAPGGSPREMVEAVSRMIATQEDNWTLAVLVPDQRGRHEAMQCGFPHDNIAIWDATSTQGLEEAGQVIRQATDKFMEGRAQGIRGSRAVFSVGAEAVNKDTIEAAGLTPVDPSEYALVPVARPAAIREWVVECGHTYRTGGAFYQLSKSEKIQARKRIAVLEKGTDRVYTGPEARALLGLPDVEVRVKPDHNEDFTIFVQSTSVNRKLVPNTRLLLMG; this is encoded by the coding sequence GTGTCCGGGAAGCAAAACTACATCAACCACGTCGCTCTGGTGCTGGACGCCAGTTCGTCCATGTCCCACCTCAGCCGCACAGTCGTCGACGTCGCCGATCAGCAGATCGCCTACCTCGCCCGCAGGTCGCGGGAGTTGGACCAGGAGACCCGGGTCACGGTCTACGTCTTCGCCGACGACGTGCACTGCGTCATCTACGACAAGGACGTCCTGCGGATGCCGTCGCTGGAGCGGCTGTACCAAGTCGGCGGCATGACGGCCCTGCTGGCGGCCGCGCTGAAGTCGCAGCGGGAGCTGGCGCAGACGGCACAACTGTACGGCGACCACAGCTTCCTGACGTTCGTGCTGACCGACGGACAGGAGAACGCGAGTCACCGCTGCGCCGACGCCCCCGGAGGGAGCCCGCGGGAGATGGTCGAGGCCGTGTCCCGGATGATCGCGACGCAGGAGGACAACTGGACACTGGCCGTCCTCGTGCCGGACCAGAGGGGCAGGCACGAGGCCATGCAGTGCGGCTTCCCCCACGACAACATCGCCATCTGGGACGCGACGAGCACGCAGGGCCTGGAGGAGGCCGGGCAGGTCATCCGGCAGGCCACGGACAAGTTCATGGAGGGACGCGCCCAGGGGATCCGGGGCTCGCGTGCGGTGTTCTCCGTGGGGGCGGAAGCGGTGAACAAGGACACCATCGAGGCGGCCGGCCTCACGCCGGTGGATCCGTCGGAGTACGCGTTGGTACCCGTGGCCCGTCCTGCGGCGATCCGCGAGTGGGTGGTCGAGTGCGGGCACACCTACCGTACCGGCGGCGCGTTCTACCAGCTCAGCAAGTCCGAGAAGATCCAGGCGCGGAAGCGGATCGCCGTGCTGGAGAAGGGGACGGACCGGGTCTACACCGGGCCCGAGGCGCGCGCCCTGCTCGGACTGCCGGACGTGGAGGTCCGGGTCAAGCCGGACCACAACGAGGACTTCACGATCTTCGTGCAGAGCACGAGCGTGAACCGGAAGCTCGTTCCGAACACGCGACTCCTGCTGATGGGCTGA